The Prevotella sp. oral taxon 299 str. F0039 genome has a segment encoding these proteins:
- a CDS encoding NADH:ubiquinone reductase (Na(+)-transporting) subunit D, translating into MSLFSKQNKEVLFTPLNLDNPILVQVLGICSALAVTSQLKPAIVMGLAVTIITAFSNVIISIMRNTIPTRIRIIVQLVVVAALVTIVSQVLKAFVYDVSVALSVYVGLIITNCILMGRLEAFAMMNKPWPSFLDGIGNGLGYALILVIVGGFREFFGRGSLLGFQIIPQGVYDAGYLNNGMMTMPAMALILLGVVIWVHRAYFDKGRK; encoded by the coding sequence ATGTCATTATTTTCAAAACAAAACAAAGAAGTTCTATTCACACCGCTTAACCTAGATAATCCGATCTTGGTTCAGGTGTTGGGTATTTGTAGTGCTTTGGCTGTAACATCACAGTTAAAACCCGCTATTGTTATGGGATTAGCTGTTACAATCATCACAGCATTCTCAAACGTAATTATTTCAATAATGCGCAATACCATTCCTACACGAATAAGAATTATTGTTCAATTGGTGGTAGTTGCTGCACTTGTTACAATTGTAAGTCAAGTTTTAAAAGCATTTGTTTACGACGTGAGTGTTGCTCTTTCAGTATATGTTGGATTGATTATTACCAATTGTATCCTTATGGGGCGACTCGAAGCTTTCGCAATGATGAATAAACCTTGGCCTAGTTTCCTAGATGGAATAGGAAATGGATTAGGGTATGCTTTGATCTTAGTAATCGTTGGAGGTTTCCGTGAATTCTTTGGAAGAGGCTCTTTGTTAGGCTTCCAAATTATTCCGCAAGGAGTGTATGATGCAGGTTATTTAAATAATGGTATGATGACAATGCCCGCAATGGCATTGATACTTCTAGGAGTAGTTATTTGGGTTCATCGTGCTTATTTTGATAAAGGAAGAAAGTAA
- a CDS encoding NADH:ubiquinone reductase (Na(+)-transporting) subunit B encodes MSLRNYLDKIKPAFEKEGKLHAFKSVFEGLETFLYVPSETSKTGVHIHDSIDSKRIMSFVVIALLPALLFGMYNVGYFNYTLSNTYNDASFFEVFFYGFLAVIPKLIVSYAVGLGIEFAWAQWKNEEIQEGFLVTGILVPLIVPVNCPLWTLAIATAFSVIICKEIFGGTGMNIFNVALCIRAFLFFSYPSTMTGDSVWVSTNSILGVGNNLPDSFTAATPLGELAQHTPITYSISDMIVGFIPGSIGETSVIAIAIGAIILLWTGIASWKTMFSVFFGGIVMSLLFKSLGMTSIEWYEHLILGGFCFGAVFMATDPVTSARTETGKYIFGFMIGAMTIIIRVMNPGYPEGMMLSILFGNMFAPLIDYCVVQRNINKRMKRLNIKK; translated from the coding sequence ATGTCTTTAAGAAATTATCTAGATAAGATAAAGCCTGCTTTTGAGAAAGAAGGTAAACTTCATGCTTTCAAAAGTGTTTTTGAAGGATTGGAAACATTCCTATATGTTCCGAGTGAGACTTCAAAAACTGGTGTTCATATTCATGATTCAATTGATTCAAAGCGAATCATGAGTTTTGTAGTGATTGCACTTCTTCCTGCATTATTATTTGGAATGTATAACGTTGGTTATTTCAATTATACATTATCAAATACTTATAATGATGCAAGTTTCTTCGAAGTCTTCTTCTATGGCTTTCTAGCTGTAATTCCAAAGCTAATTGTAAGTTATGCAGTTGGATTGGGAATAGAGTTTGCTTGGGCGCAATGGAAGAATGAGGAGATACAAGAAGGATTCCTAGTTACAGGTATATTGGTTCCTTTAATTGTTCCAGTTAACTGTCCATTATGGACTCTTGCAATTGCAACAGCATTCTCTGTAATCATTTGTAAAGAGATATTTGGAGGAACAGGAATGAATATTTTCAACGTAGCGTTATGTATTCGTGCGTTCTTATTCTTCTCTTATCCTTCAACAATGACAGGAGATAGCGTTTGGGTATCTACCAATTCAATCTTAGGAGTAGGTAATAACCTTCCTGATTCGTTTACAGCTGCAACTCCTTTAGGTGAGTTAGCACAGCATACACCTATCACTTATTCGATATCTGATATGATTGTAGGATTCATTCCTGGCTCTATTGGGGAAACAAGTGTTATTGCAATTGCAATAGGTGCTATTATATTATTGTGGACAGGTATTGCAAGTTGGAAAACAATGTTTAGTGTTTTCTTCGGAGGTATTGTGATGTCACTTCTTTTCAAGTCTTTAGGTATGACTTCAATAGAGTGGTATGAGCACCTAATCTTAGGTGGATTCTGCTTCGGAGCTGTATTTATGGCAACTGATCCCGTTACATCTGCACGAACAGAGACCGGTAAATACATCTTTGGTTTTATGATTGGAGCAATGACAATCATTATTCGTGTTATGAATCCAGGTTACCCTGAGGGAATGATGCTTTCTATTTTATTCGGAAATATGTTTGCTCCTCTAATTGACTATTGCGTAGTTCAACGTAATATTAATAAGAGAATGAAACGTTTAAACATAAAGAAATAA
- a CDS encoding Na(+)-translocating NADH-quinone reductase subunit A produces the protein MANVIKLRKGLDINLKGKAKERKDVLEIKGEYALAPSSFIGVRPKVVVREGDNVKVGDPLFVNKDFEDVVFTSPVSGTIKEIVRGDRRKVLYVKVLASEAQEYKEFEVKGHSNFSDDELLTLLSSAGLLGYITQLPYGVSTNTSVKPKSIFVSAFRDMPLSADFEFELKGNEKEFQSGLTALSRVAKTYLGIGCNQTSEALLDAKDVEVNVFDGPCPAGNASIQVNHLDPVNKGEVVWMVDPMVVIFIGRLLNKGTLDFTRLVAVAGSMINEPSYVETIVGTPFSAILKDRIVKEQHVRIIDGNPLTGLKSSEEGYLGAFSSEVTVIPEGDDNNEMFGWILPRFNQYSANRSYFSWLLGKKEYDLDSRIKGGERHMIMSGEYDRVLPMDIFGEYLIKAIIAEDIDKMEQLGIYEVTPQDFALAEFVDSSKLELQSIVRKGLDMLRKENA, from the coding sequence ATGGCAAATGTAATTAAGTTACGTAAGGGCTTAGACATAAACCTAAAAGGCAAAGCGAAGGAAAGAAAAGATGTTTTGGAGATAAAAGGCGAATATGCCCTTGCTCCAAGCAGTTTTATTGGCGTACGTCCAAAAGTAGTTGTGCGAGAAGGTGATAATGTTAAGGTTGGAGATCCTTTATTTGTGAACAAAGATTTTGAAGATGTTGTATTTACTTCTCCAGTAAGTGGAACGATAAAAGAAATCGTTCGAGGAGACAGACGTAAGGTTCTTTACGTTAAAGTTCTTGCTTCTGAAGCGCAGGAGTATAAAGAATTTGAGGTAAAAGGACATTCGAACTTCTCAGATGACGAGTTACTTACACTTTTATCTTCAGCAGGATTGTTGGGTTATATTACCCAATTACCTTATGGCGTGTCAACAAATACATCAGTAAAGCCTAAATCTATTTTTGTTTCTGCATTCAGAGATATGCCTCTTTCTGCAGACTTTGAATTTGAATTGAAAGGTAATGAGAAAGAGTTTCAAAGTGGATTAACAGCTCTTTCACGTGTGGCAAAAACATATTTAGGTATTGGATGTAATCAAACAAGTGAAGCTTTACTAGATGCAAAAGATGTTGAAGTAAACGTTTTTGATGGTCCTTGTCCTGCAGGTAATGCTTCTATTCAAGTGAATCATCTTGATCCTGTGAATAAAGGAGAAGTTGTTTGGATGGTAGATCCAATGGTAGTGATTTTTATTGGTCGTTTATTGAATAAAGGAACGCTTGATTTTACTCGCTTAGTTGCAGTTGCTGGTAGTATGATAAACGAACCTTCTTATGTTGAAACAATAGTTGGAACTCCTTTTTCTGCTATTTTAAAGGATAGAATAGTTAAAGAACAACATGTCAGAATAATTGATGGTAATCCGCTAACTGGTTTGAAGAGCAGTGAAGAAGGTTATCTTGGAGCATTCTCTTCTGAAGTAACAGTAATCCCAGAAGGGGATGATAATAACGAAATGTTTGGTTGGATACTTCCTCGTTTCAATCAATATTCTGCTAATAGAAGCTATTTTTCTTGGTTATTAGGAAAGAAAGAGTATGATTTAGATAGTAGAATAAAGGGCGGAGAGCGTCATATGATCATGAGTGGAGAGTATGATAGGGTTCTTCCTATGGATATTTTTGGAGAGTATCTTATAAAAGCTATCATTGCAGAAGATATAGATAAGATGGAACAACTTGGTATATACGAAGTAACTCCACAAGATTTTGCACTTGCAGAGTTTGTTGATTCATCTAAACTAGAACTTCAATCAATTGTTCGTAAGGGGTTAGATATGCTCCGAAAGGAAAACGCTTAA
- the queC gene encoding 7-cyano-7-deazaguanine synthase QueC: MKDSIIIVSGGMDSITLLYDKKDEIALGISFNYGSNHNNKEIPFAKMHCEHLGIQHITIDLDFMHQYFKSSLLEGAEKIPEGHYASDNMKSTVVPFRNGIMLSIAIGIAESNGLKKVLIANHGGDHTIYPDCRNDFIEAMNLASQAGTFVNITIEAPYTHITKGDIAKIGKKLDINFAETWSCYKGEEHHCGVCGTCIERKEALQEAGIKDTTIYSENTSSK, from the coding sequence ATGAAGGATTCTATTATTATAGTAAGTGGTGGAATGGATTCTATCACCCTACTCTATGATAAGAAAGACGAGATAGCTTTAGGCATTTCGTTTAACTATGGCAGTAATCATAACAACAAAGAGATACCCTTTGCTAAAATGCATTGTGAGCATTTAGGTATTCAACATATCACTATTGATTTAGATTTCATGCATCAGTATTTTAAAAGTAGTCTACTAGAAGGTGCCGAAAAGATACCTGAAGGCCACTATGCAAGCGACAATATGAAATCAACCGTTGTACCTTTTAGAAATGGTATCATGCTTTCTATTGCCATTGGAATAGCAGAAAGCAACGGGTTAAAAAAGGTGCTCATTGCCAATCATGGCGGAGATCACACTATTTATCCTGATTGTAGAAACGATTTTATCGAGGCAATGAACCTGGCTTCGCAAGCAGGAACATTTGTAAACATCACTATAGAAGCACCTTATACTCATATAACAAAAGGCGATATTGCAAAAATTGGTAAAAAATTAGACATTAATTTTGCTGAAACCTGGAGCTGTTATAAAGGAGAAGAACATCATTGTGGCGTATGTGGTACATGCATTGAACGCAAAGAAGCATTACAAGAAGCTGGCATTAAAGACACTACTATTTATTCAGAAAACACATCTTCAAAATAA
- a CDS encoding ComF family protein: MAKTFWARFPIERAAALFYYETGSKVSRPIQLLKYFNRPDLGEELGRFIAHEFQEKDFFEGISYIIPIPLTKERLKKRGYNQSEMIAKGISKVTSIPLRTNVIARKRFTTSQTKNDRLERIINVEDSFILQKTNKLEGKHILIVDDIVTTGATIAACGRELGKIKDIKISVLSIGYTKL, encoded by the coding sequence ATGGCTAAAACCTTTTGGGCAAGATTCCCCATTGAGCGGGCTGCTGCATTGTTTTACTATGAAACAGGTTCCAAAGTTAGTAGACCTATTCAGCTCTTAAAATATTTCAATCGCCCTGATTTAGGAGAAGAGTTAGGACGATTTATAGCACACGAGTTTCAAGAAAAAGACTTCTTTGAAGGTATTTCGTATATCATTCCTATTCCACTCACAAAAGAAAGACTGAAAAAACGTGGTTATAATCAAAGTGAGATGATTGCCAAAGGTATTTCCAAAGTAACCTCAATACCTTTAAGAACTAATGTAATAGCACGTAAGAGGTTTACAACTAGTCAGACAAAAAATGATAGACTAGAACGAATAATAAATGTTGAAGATTCTTTTATTCTTCAAAAGACAAACAAACTCGAAGGAAAACATATTCTTATTGTAGACGACATAGTTACCACTGGAGCTACCATTGCAGCCTGTGGAAGAGAATTAGGCAAAATAAAAGATATCAAAATAAGCGTACTATCTATAGGATATACAAAACTATGA
- the nqrE gene encoding NADH:ubiquinone reductase (Na(+)-transporting) subunit E — protein sequence MEHLISLFFRSIFVDNMIFAFFLGMCSFLAVSKNVKTSLGLGLAVTFVLFVTLPINYLLQTKVLGPDLLIEGADLSYLSFILFIAVIAGITQLVEMAVEKYSPSLYAALGIFLPLIAVNCAIMGASLFMQQRVNMDASNTQAIKSVADSIVYAIGSGIGWTIAITSMGAIREKMQYSDVPKPLQGLGITFITVGLMALAMMCFSGIKI from the coding sequence ATGGAACATTTAATAAGTTTATTCTTTAGATCTATCTTCGTCGATAATATGATCTTCGCATTCTTTTTAGGAATGTGTTCATTCTTAGCAGTATCGAAGAACGTAAAAACTTCATTAGGATTAGGTCTTGCAGTTACATTTGTGTTGTTTGTAACATTGCCAATTAACTATTTATTGCAAACTAAAGTATTAGGTCCTGACTTGCTTATTGAAGGAGCAGACTTAAGCTATTTAAGTTTTATTCTCTTCATTGCAGTTATTGCAGGTATCACTCAATTGGTAGAAATGGCAGTAGAAAAGTATTCACCGTCATTATATGCAGCTCTAGGAATATTCCTTCCTTTGATTGCAGTAAACTGTGCTATCATGGGAGCATCATTATTTATGCAACAAAGAGTGAATATGGATGCATCAAATACTCAAGCTATTAAGAGCGTAGCAGATAGTATCGTGTATGCTATTGGCAGTGGAATTGGTTGGACAATTGCGATTACTTCTATGGGAGCTATTCGTGAAAAGATGCAATATAGCGATGTACCTAAACCCTTACAAGGACTTGGAATTACTTTCATTACCGTAGGTTTGATGGCATTAGCAATGATGTGTTTTAGTGGAATTAAGATTTAA
- the nqrC gene encoding NADH:ubiquinone reductase (Na(+)-transporting) subunit C codes for MAEGNKKRFDTNSNSYIIIYSTVLVVVVAFLLALVFQVFKSRQDANEALDKKKQILNSLNIRNLSDEETNKAYHDIVLGDKVIDTNAKVISNGEQGGVKDGFKLTGDDFKNGKLALFDCNVNGKKVYVIPVYGMGLWGPINGYIAVNDDKSTIYGVYFNHASETAGLGAEIKDNANWQALFKTKHIFANDRNTVALSISKKIEPEKQANQVDAVTGATLTMNGVTEMLHKGLGAYIKFFNDKK; via the coding sequence ATGGCAGAAGGAAATAAAAAGAGATTTGATACCAATTCAAACTCATATATTATTATATATTCTACAGTTCTTGTAGTTGTAGTAGCTTTCTTGTTGGCTCTTGTCTTCCAAGTATTTAAGTCGCGACAAGATGCTAATGAGGCATTAGATAAGAAAAAGCAGATTCTTAATTCGCTAAATATACGTAATCTCTCAGATGAAGAGACCAACAAAGCATATCATGATATCGTGTTGGGGGATAAGGTGATTGATACAAATGCTAAGGTAATTAGCAATGGCGAGCAAGGAGGAGTAAAAGATGGTTTCAAACTTACTGGAGATGATTTCAAAAATGGTAAGCTTGCTCTTTTCGATTGTAATGTAAATGGTAAGAAAGTTTATGTTATTCCTGTATATGGTATGGGACTTTGGGGACCAATTAATGGTTATATTGCTGTAAATGATGATAAATCAACCATTTATGGCGTATATTTCAACCACGCAAGTGAGACAGCTGGACTTGGAGCTGAAATCAAAGACAACGCTAATTGGCAAGCTCTATTTAAGACTAAACATATCTTTGCGAATGATAGAAATACCGTAGCGTTATCTATTTCAAAGAAGATTGAACCAGAAAAGCAAGCAAATCAGGTTGATGCTGTTACAGGAGCTACCTTAACAATGAATGGTGTTACAGAAATGCTTCATAAAGGTTTAGGAGCGTATATTAAGTTCTTTAATGATAAAAAATAA
- the radA gene encoding DNA repair protein RadA: protein MVKDKIAYVCSTCGFDSAKWIGKCPACGEWNTFKEFRLGSNSKKATSRSTIASSTHHLASQENKPLRLNEISGSEAPRISMNDGELNRVLGGGLVRGSITLLGGEPGIGKSTLTMQTLLSLSHLKVLYVSGEESAYQLKMRAERLSKGLKETSIDHDNLIILCETSLETIFEQIINIQPELIIIDSIQTISTEQVESSPGSITQVRECSSQLLRFAKTTNTPVLLIGHINKEGTFAGPKVLEHIVDTVIMFEGDQHHIYRILRATKNRFGSTSELGIYEMRDTGLRQVENPSELLLSQDLSGLSGVAISCAIEGARPLMLETQALVSTAAYGTPQRSATGFEQRRLNMLLAVLEKRVGFKLMQKDVFLNIAGGLRVTDLAMDLSVIVSVLSSNVDTPIDVGWCMAGEVGLSGEVRTVSRIEQRISEAEKLGFTHMIIPQNNLQGFDVKKYSIQLHPVKKVEEALRILFG from the coding sequence GCAACAAGCAGAAGCACAATAGCAAGTAGCACACATCACCTTGCAAGTCAAGAGAATAAGCCTTTGCGCTTAAATGAAATATCGGGAAGCGAAGCGCCACGCATTAGTATGAACGATGGGGAACTAAATCGTGTTCTTGGAGGTGGACTTGTAAGGGGGTCTATCACTCTACTTGGCGGAGAACCAGGAATTGGAAAGAGTACTCTTACCATGCAAACTCTTTTGTCTTTGTCTCACCTTAAAGTGTTATATGTAAGCGGTGAAGAGAGTGCTTACCAACTAAAGATGCGTGCCGAACGTTTATCTAAAGGCTTAAAGGAAACTTCTATCGACCATGATAACCTTATTATATTATGTGAAACATCATTGGAGACAATCTTTGAGCAGATCATTAACATTCAACCAGAGTTGATAATTATAGATTCTATTCAAACTATTTCTACCGAACAAGTAGAAAGTAGCCCAGGAAGTATCACACAAGTTAGAGAATGTTCGTCACAACTCCTGCGTTTTGCAAAGACAACTAACACGCCAGTTCTTCTCATTGGACACATCAATAAAGAAGGAACTTTCGCAGGTCCCAAGGTACTTGAGCATATCGTTGATACGGTTATTATGTTTGAAGGTGACCAACATCACATTTATAGAATACTTAGAGCCACTAAAAATAGATTCGGAAGTACCTCTGAACTGGGTATATATGAGATGAGAGATACAGGGCTTCGCCAAGTAGAAAATCCATCGGAGCTACTTTTATCGCAAGATCTTAGTGGTTTATCAGGTGTCGCCATCAGTTGTGCAATTGAGGGTGCACGACCTTTAATGCTTGAAACTCAAGCATTAGTGTCAACTGCTGCTTATGGAACTCCACAGCGTTCTGCAACGGGTTTTGAGCAGCGTAGGCTCAATATGCTATTGGCTGTGCTTGAAAAACGTGTGGGATTTAAACTAATGCAAAAAGACGTTTTCCTTAATATTGCTGGTGGTTTGCGTGTAACCGATTTAGCAATGGACCTCAGTGTTATTGTGTCTGTATTATCAAGTAATGTAGATACACCGATAGATGTGGGTTGGTGTATGGCTGGAGAGGTTGGACTTAGCGGTGAAGTACGCACGGTTAGTAGAATAGAGCAACGCATTTCTGAAGCAGAAAAGCTTGGATTTACACACATGATTATACCTCAAAATAATCTACAAGGATTCGATGTGAAGAAATATTCTATACAACTTCACCCAGTAAAGAAGGTAGAAGAGGCTTTAAGAATATTATTTGGATAA
- the nqrF gene encoding NADH:ubiquinone reductase (Na(+)-transporting) subunit F, whose amino-acid sequence MSQSFIIVSIIVFLVIILLLVVVLLIAKKFLSPSGNVKININGEKDLSVEQGNSVMNTLNENGIFLPSACGGKASCGQCKLQVVEGGGEILDSERSHFTRKEIKDNWRLGCQCKVKGDLKVKVPESVMGVKEWECTVISNKNVSSFIKEFIVELPPGEHMDFIPGSYAQIKIPAYDCIDYDKDFDKKDIGEDYVPVWENFNIFSLKAHNPEDTVRAYSMANYPAEGDRITLTVRIATTPFKPRPEVGFQDVPTGIASSYIFSRKPGDKVLMSGPYGDFHPIFNSKKEMIWVGGGAGMAPLRAQIMHMLKTLHTRDREMHYFYGARSLSEAFFLEDFHALEKEYPNFHFHLALDRPDPKADEVGVPYTAGFVHQVMYETYLKDHDAPEDIEYYMCGPGPMSKAVQDMLYSIGVEPESIMFDNFG is encoded by the coding sequence ATGAGTCAAAGTTTTATTATTGTTAGCATTATTGTCTTTTTGGTTATTATTCTTCTATTAGTTGTTGTCTTATTGATAGCAAAGAAGTTCTTATCACCAAGTGGTAATGTCAAAATAAACATTAATGGAGAAAAGGATTTGTCAGTAGAACAGGGTAATTCTGTAATGAATACACTGAATGAAAATGGTATATTCCTTCCTTCTGCGTGTGGAGGTAAAGCTAGTTGTGGACAATGTAAGCTTCAAGTTGTTGAGGGCGGAGGAGAGATTCTCGATTCTGAACGTTCTCATTTCACACGTAAAGAAATTAAAGATAATTGGCGCTTAGGTTGTCAATGCAAAGTAAAGGGAGACTTAAAGGTTAAAGTTCCTGAGAGTGTTATGGGTGTAAAAGAGTGGGAGTGCACTGTCATTTCGAATAAAAACGTAAGTTCTTTCATCAAAGAATTTATTGTTGAGCTTCCACCAGGAGAACACATGGACTTTATTCCAGGTTCTTATGCACAGATAAAGATTCCAGCTTACGATTGCATTGATTATGATAAAGATTTTGATAAGAAAGATATCGGAGAAGATTACGTGCCTGTTTGGGAAAACTTTAATATCTTCTCTTTGAAAGCACATAATCCAGAAGATACTGTAAGAGCATATTCTATGGCGAACTATCCTGCTGAAGGTGATCGTATAACTCTTACGGTTCGTATTGCAACAACACCATTTAAGCCACGTCCAGAAGTAGGCTTCCAAGATGTACCAACAGGTATTGCAAGTTCTTATATCTTCTCTCGTAAGCCCGGAGATAAGGTTCTTATGAGTGGGCCCTATGGTGATTTCCATCCTATTTTCAACTCAAAGAAAGAGATGATATGGGTTGGTGGTGGAGCAGGTATGGCTCCTTTACGTGCTCAAATTATGCATATGCTTAAGACATTGCATACCCGTGATCGTGAAATGCACTATTTCTATGGTGCTCGTTCATTAAGTGAAGCATTCTTCTTAGAGGACTTCCATGCTCTAGAAAAGGAATATCCTAACTTCCATTTCCATTTAGCTTTAGATCGTCCAGACCCTAAGGCAGATGAAGTTGGAGTTCCTTATACTGCAGGATTTGTACACCAAGTGATGTACGAAACATATCTTAAAGATCACGATGCACCTGAAGACATTGAATATTATATGTGTGGTCCTGGTCCAATGTCTAAGGCAGTACAAGATATGTTGTATAGTATTGGTGTTGAACCTGAAAGCATTATGTTCGATAACTTTGGTTAA
- the pgk gene encoding phosphoglycerate kinase has protein sequence MKINDFNFAGKKAIVRVDFNVPLDKEGHVTDETRIRGALPTLKKVLNDGGALIMMSHMGKPKGKVKAELSLSQIVKNVSDALGVEVKFANDCGKAAQEAADLKYGEALLLENLRFYPEEEGKPVGIDKEDPKYDEAKKEMKERQKEFAKTLASYADVYVNDAFGTAHRRHASTAVIADYFDKDSKMLGFLMEKEVTAIDNVLMNAQHPFTAIIGGSKVSSKLAVIKNLLDKVDNLIIGGGMGYTFIKAQGGNIGESLHEDDLMPEALNVMKAAKEKGVNLSLSTATVAADSFSNDANRKVVDIFDIPAGWEGMDASEESLVHWKEIILNSKTILWNGPVGVFEFENFAHGTGEIAKYVAQATQENGAFSLVGGGDSVAAVNKFGLAEKVSYVSTGGGAMLEAIEGKILPGVAAINE, from the coding sequence ATGAAAATCAATGATTTCAACTTTGCTGGTAAAAAAGCAATTGTGCGTGTAGATTTCAACGTTCCTCTTGATAAAGAAGGACATGTTACAGATGAAACAAGAATTCGTGGTGCACTTCCTACACTTAAAAAGGTATTGAATGATGGTGGTGCCCTTATCATGATGAGCCACATGGGCAAACCCAAAGGAAAGGTAAAAGCAGAACTTTCTCTTAGCCAAATTGTGAAAAACGTTTCTGATGCACTTGGTGTTGAAGTTAAATTTGCAAATGATTGCGGTAAGGCTGCACAAGAAGCTGCAGACTTAAAGTACGGAGAAGCTTTATTATTAGAGAACCTTCGCTTCTATCCAGAAGAAGAAGGTAAGCCCGTTGGCATTGATAAAGAGGACCCAAAATACGACGAAGCAAAGAAGGAAATGAAAGAACGTCAAAAGGAGTTTGCTAAGACTCTTGCTTCATATGCAGACGTTTATGTTAATGATGCTTTCGGAACTGCTCACAGAAGACACGCTTCTACAGCTGTAATTGCAGACTACTTTGATAAAGATTCAAAGATGTTAGGTTTCCTAATGGAAAAAGAAGTAACAGCAATCGACAACGTTTTAATGAACGCCCAACATCCTTTCACAGCTATTATTGGTGGCTCTAAAGTAAGCTCTAAGCTTGCTGTTATCAAAAATTTGCTAGACAAAGTAGATAATCTTATCATTGGTGGTGGAATGGGTTACACATTCATTAAGGCACAAGGTGGTAACATTGGAGAATCTCTTCATGAAGATGATTTGATGCCAGAAGCACTTAATGTAATGAAGGCTGCTAAAGAAAAAGGTGTTAACCTTTCACTTTCTACAGCTACAGTTGCTGCAGATAGCTTCTCAAACGATGCTAATCGCAAGGTTGTAGACATCTTTGATATTCCTGCAGGATGGGAAGGAATGGACGCTTCTGAAGAATCTTTAGTACATTGGAAAGAAATTATTCTTAATTCTAAGACTATCCTTTGGAATGGTCCTGTAGGTGTTTTCGAATTTGAAAACTTTGCACACGGAACAGGCGAAATCGCTAAATACGTTGCACAAGCAACACAAGAGAATGGTGCATTCTCTCTAGTTGGTGGTGGAGACTCTGTTGCAGCTGTTAATAAGTTTGGACTTGCAGAGAAAGTTTCTTACGTTTCAACAGGTGGTGGTGCTATGCTTGAAGCTATCGAAGGTAAGATTCTTCCAGGAGTTGCAGCAATCAACGAATAA